A single region of the Novosphingobium sp. genome encodes:
- a CDS encoding HAMP domain-containing sensor histidine kinase — translation MRLSEGEPRIGRLSLRIGAAVALGMALAALIVLTLTSLQFSRDLDASLFKEMGKLMPAGAPQDTASVADRVVKRAASRSTSMKIALLYDASGRRIVGRVDLPLQRDGVVTLSYRDGDSKPKDGRAYTIRLPDGAHLTVLHHDEMKEVVQHMLPALVACLALAGALMGIFASRAMARMIAARLALTRATADAIAAGDLSKRIPVEGMEGIFAAQADSFNSMIARMEEMVEGQRHFASHLAHDLRTPLTRLRALLGRETGDAEDFATMRLAAERECTAIIATFEAMLRLSEIKAGRHDAPREPLPLAELLEDVGITMEPVLMEADCALAIGPFAPATVVGDRSLLQQLFVNLLENVALHTAPGTKARLALRREGDEAVVTLADDGPGLPEADRARVLRPFERGRVAASSRGSGLGLAIAQAIVRFHDGGLRLLDGAPGMIVELRFPAQPLAPQSTMTATEKANLASLSSLAGGSVIPLT, via the coding sequence GTGCGTCTGAGCGAGGGTGAGCCCCGCATTGGCCGCCTCTCGCTGCGCATCGGTGCGGCGGTGGCCTTGGGCATGGCGCTGGCGGCGCTGATCGTGCTGACGCTGACCAGCCTGCAATTCTCGCGCGATCTCGATGCCTCGCTCTTCAAGGAGATGGGCAAGCTGATGCCCGCCGGAGCGCCGCAGGATACCGCTTCGGTGGCGGATCGGGTGGTGAAGCGGGCGGCCTCGCGCTCCACCTCGATGAAGATCGCGTTGCTGTATGATGCCTCGGGCCGCCGCATCGTGGGCCGCGTGGACCTGCCGCTGCAGCGCGACGGCGTGGTGACGCTGAGCTATCGCGATGGCGATTCCAAGCCCAAGGATGGCCGCGCCTACACCATCCGCCTGCCCGATGGCGCGCATCTCACCGTGTTGCACCACGATGAGATGAAGGAGGTGGTGCAGCATATGCTGCCCGCTCTGGTGGCCTGTCTGGCGCTGGCGGGGGCGCTGATGGGCATTTTCGCCAGTCGGGCGATGGCGCGGATGATCGCCGCGCGTCTGGCGCTGACCCGCGCCACCGCCGATGCCATTGCGGCGGGCGATCTGTCCAAGCGCATCCCGGTCGAGGGGATGGAGGGCATTTTCGCCGCTCAGGCCGACAGTTTCAACAGCATGATCGCCCGCATGGAGGAGATGGTGGAAGGCCAGCGCCATTTCGCCAGCCATCTGGCGCATGATCTGCGCACGCCGCTCACCCGCCTGCGCGCGCTGCTGGGGCGCGAGACCGGGGATGCGGAAGATTTCGCCACCATGCGTCTGGCCGCCGAGCGCGAATGCACCGCGATCATCGCCACCTTCGAGGCCATGCTGCGCCTCTCCGAAATCAAGGCCGGGCGCCATGATGCCCCGCGTGAGCCGCTCCCTCTGGCCGAACTGCTGGAGGATGTGGGCATCACCATGGAACCGGTGCTGATGGAGGCCGATTGCGCTTTGGCCATCGGACCTTTCGCCCCTGCCACGGTGGTGGGGGATCGCAGCCTGCTCCAGCAGCTTTTCGTCAATCTGCTGGAGAATGTGGCGCTGCACACCGCACCGGGCACCAAGGCCCGCCTCGCCCTGCGCCGCGAAGGCGATGAGGCCGTGGTCACACTGGCCGACGATGGCCCCGGCCTGCCCGAGGCCGACCGCGCCCGCGTGTTGCGCCCCTTCGAGCGCGGCAGGGTTGCAGCATCCTCACGCGGCAGCGGGCTTGGGCTGGCGATCGCTCAGGCGATTGTACGCTTTCATGACGGCGGCTTGCGGCTGCTTGACGGAGCGCCGGGGATGATCGTGGAATTGCGCTTTCCGGCACAGCCCCTGGCCCCGCAATCGACTATGACGGCGACAGAAAAAGCGAACCTTGCAAGCTTGTCATCTTTGGCCGGGGGTTCTGTCATACCGCTCACCTAG
- a CDS encoding response regulator transcription factor: MQLLLVEDDPLIAQELTGSLSTLGHDCTHCATGAGAIGAFAQGSFDAIILDRMLPDLTGTGLLDHLRARGPLPPVLMLSALGSARDKVEGLNAGADDYLAKPYDIHELNARLAALTRRGAQVHGDAITLSIGRLSLDAANHKVRFGASQAHLNRVEFSLLLFLMRHADKLVTRAMLLEGVWSYAFQPVTNIVDTNISRLRRRLQELGCDPIITRRGEGYMLMGDQCV, encoded by the coding sequence GTGCAACTGCTGCTTGTCGAGGATGACCCGCTGATCGCGCAGGAGCTGACCGGCAGCCTGAGCACGCTGGGTCATGACTGCACCCATTGCGCCACCGGAGCCGGGGCGATCGGCGCCTTTGCGCAAGGGAGTTTCGACGCGATCATCCTCGACCGCATGCTGCCCGATCTGACCGGCACCGGCCTGCTCGACCATCTGCGGGCGCGCGGGCCTCTGCCGCCGGTGCTGATGCTTTCGGCTCTGGGCAGCGCGCGCGACAAGGTGGAGGGGCTCAACGCCGGGGCCGACGATTATCTGGCCAAGCCTTACGATATTCACGAGTTGAACGCCCGGCTTGCCGCGCTGACGCGGCGCGGGGCACAGGTGCATGGCGATGCGATCACGCTCTCCATCGGGCGCCTGAGCCTGGACGCCGCCAATCACAAGGTGCGTTTTGGGGCCAGCCAGGCGCATCTCAACCGCGTGGAATTTTCGCTGCTGCTGTTCCTGATGCGCCATGCCGACAAGCTCGTCACCCGCGCCATGCTGCTGGAAGGCGTGTGGAGCTATGCCTTCCAGCCGGTGACCAACATCGTCGACACCAACATTTCGCGGTTGCGGCGGCGCCTGCAGGAGCTGGGCTGCGATCCCATCATCACGCGGCGCGGCGAAGGCTATATGCTGATGGGTGACCAGTGCGTCTGA
- a CDS encoding S53 family peptidase → MAEQTQPLAGSHRDAPRDMRATGRVPADEPIAVSLYLRPADKATEGATDRAALHAARSTEHADDIAAIEAFAKAQGLTVAECCPERRLIRLTGPASAVEQAFGTQLHHYEGHGQTCRGRHGALHVPSHLADRITAVLGLDTRPIATPKFVPHKGPTPPAGFLPTDVAGLYGFSGVDASGQCIGIIELGGGYTDADNQAAFKAMALAVPPIVAVGVDGASNDPSDSSGANGEVALDIQVAGGVAPGAKLAVYFAPNTDQGFVDAITQAVHDQDNGPSVLSISWGSAESGWTQQAIAAMGQAFKDAAQLGVTVCAASGDGLATDGVSDGKAHVDYPASDPFVLGCGGTKITASTDTISDETVWNSNGGGTGGGVSTLFALPDYQAKAGVPATSDKSGGRGVPDVAGDADPDSGYRIITDGQTGIIGGTSAVAPLWAGIVAGLNAGRKAPLGQIHAQLYGDPAALRDIVSGNNKSGDIGFEAAKGWDACTGLGSPDGAKLKTLLS, encoded by the coding sequence ATGGCCGAGCAGACCCAGCCCCTCGCCGGAAGCCATCGCGATGCGCCCAGGGATATGCGCGCCACCGGGCGCGTGCCCGCTGATGAGCCCATCGCCGTCAGCCTCTATCTCCGCCCCGCCGACAAGGCGACGGAGGGCGCCACCGACCGCGCCGCCCTGCATGCCGCGCGCAGCACCGAACATGCCGATGATATCGCCGCGATCGAAGCTTTCGCGAAAGCCCAGGGTCTGACCGTGGCCGAATGCTGCCCCGAACGCCGCCTGATCCGCCTGACCGGCCCCGCCTCCGCCGTGGAGCAGGCCTTTGGGACGCAGCTTCACCACTATGAAGGCCATGGCCAGACCTGCCGGGGCCGCCATGGCGCGCTGCATGTGCCCTCCCATCTGGCCGACCGCATCACCGCTGTGCTGGGCCTCGACACGCGGCCCATCGCCACGCCCAAGTTCGTACCACACAAGGGGCCGACGCCGCCTGCTGGCTTTTTACCGACGGATGTGGCCGGGCTTTATGGCTTCAGCGGGGTGGACGCCTCGGGCCAGTGCATCGGCATCATCGAGCTGGGCGGCGGCTATACTGACGCGGACAATCAGGCCGCTTTCAAGGCCATGGCGCTGGCGGTCCCGCCCATCGTGGCGGTGGGCGTGGATGGGGCAAGCAACGATCCTTCCGACAGCAGCGGCGCCAATGGCGAGGTGGCGCTCGATATTCAGGTGGCGGGCGGGGTGGCGCCGGGGGCGAAGCTCGCGGTCTATTTCGCGCCCAACACCGATCAGGGTTTTGTCGATGCCATCACACAGGCGGTGCACGATCAGGACAACGGGCCCAGCGTGCTGTCCATCAGTTGGGGCTCGGCGGAGAGCGGCTGGACCCAGCAGGCCATCGCGGCGATGGGACAGGCCTTCAAGGATGCCGCGCAACTGGGCGTGACGGTCTGCGCCGCATCGGGCGATGGCCTCGCCACCGATGGGGTGAGTGATGGCAAGGCCCATGTCGATTACCCCGCCTCCGATCCCTTTGTGCTGGGCTGTGGGGGCACAAAGATCACCGCATCGACGGATACGATCAGCGATGAAACCGTGTGGAACAGCAATGGCGGCGGCACGGGCGGCGGCGTCAGCACACTGTTCGCCCTGCCTGACTATCAGGCCAAGGCGGGTGTTCCTGCCACCAGCGACAAAAGCGGCGGGCGCGGCGTGCCCGATGTTGCGGGCGATGCCGATCCCGACAGCGGCTATCGCATCATCACCGATGGGCAGACCGGGATCATCGGCGGCACCAGCGCGGTGGCGCCTTTGTGGGCGGGGATCGTGGCGGGGCTCAATGCCGGGCGCAAGGCGCCGCTGGGCCAGATCCATGCCCAGCTTTACGGCGATCCTGCGGCGCTGCGCGATATCGTCAGCGGCAACAACAAATCGGGCGACATCGGTTTCGAGGCTGCCAAGGGCTGGGATGCCTGCACCGGTCTGGGCTCACCCGATGGCGCTAAATTGAAGACATTGCTGTCATAA
- a CDS encoding aminotransferase class V-fold PLP-dependent enzyme: MTRIASERALIAQADALAQTYLEGIDQRPPYPDAAALAGLGAFAEDLPAQGRDAEETLRLLDIYGSPATTASNGPRYFGFVIGAALPSAAAAERLMLAWDQCASSFDNSPVAATVEKIAAGWLLDILDLPRESAVGFGTSATACTLSALSAARRSLLARAGWDFDRDGLIGAPEIKVVISETVHITVKKALRLLGFGMARLIVAPVDAQGRIDPDRLPPLDDRTILCLQAGEVNTGEFDPFVPLIAAARKAGAWVHVDGAFGLWARASSRHALTSGVEEADSWTTDGHKWLNTPYDGAVTICRDADALAQAMNADAVYATSARDAQKNLTLEFSRRARGIPIWAALRTLGREGVAALVDQHCDQASWLADQLRAGGLEVLNRVVLNQVLVRCGSDAETARVRETVLATGAGWFGNTVWQGRPAFRLSLSSWRTAREDVARLAEELLKAARA, translated from the coding sequence ATGACCCGGATCGCATCGGAACGCGCCCTGATCGCGCAGGCGGACGCGCTCGCTCAAACCTATCTGGAGGGCATCGACCAGCGCCCGCCCTATCCCGATGCCGCCGCTCTGGCGGGCCTTGGCGCCTTTGCCGAAGATCTGCCCGCCCAAGGGCGCGATGCGGAGGAAACGCTCCGCCTGCTCGACATCTACGGCTCGCCAGCGACCACGGCCTCCAACGGGCCACGCTATTTCGGTTTTGTCATCGGCGCAGCGCTGCCCTCCGCCGCTGCGGCCGAGCGGCTGATGCTGGCCTGGGACCAATGCGCCTCCTCCTTCGACAATTCGCCTGTCGCCGCGACGGTCGAGAAAATCGCGGCGGGCTGGCTGCTCGACATCCTTGACCTGCCGCGCGAAAGCGCCGTGGGCTTTGGCACCAGTGCCACGGCCTGCACGCTCAGCGCCCTGTCCGCGGCGCGACGGTCGCTGCTGGCGCGGGCGGGCTGGGATTTCGACCGCGACGGGCTGATCGGCGCGCCCGAGATCAAGGTTGTGATCTCCGAAACGGTGCATATCACGGTGAAAAAGGCGCTGCGCCTGCTGGGCTTCGGCATGGCGCGGCTGATCGTCGCGCCGGTCGATGCGCAGGGCCGGATCGATCCCGACCGCCTGCCACCGCTCGATGATCGCACCATTCTATGCCTGCAGGCGGGTGAGGTGAACACCGGCGAATTCGATCCCTTCGTCCCGCTGATTGCCGCGGCGCGCAAGGCAGGCGCCTGGGTGCATGTCGATGGCGCCTTTGGCCTGTGGGCCCGCGCCTCCTCGCGCCATGCGCTGACCAGCGGCGTGGAAGAGGCCGACAGTTGGACCACCGATGGCCATAAATGGCTGAACACGCCCTATGACGGCGCCGTCACCATCTGCCGCGATGCCGATGCGCTGGCTCAGGCGATGAATGCCGATGCGGTCTATGCCACCAGCGCAAGGGACGCACAAAAGAACCTGACTCTGGAATTTTCGCGCCGTGCGCGCGGCATTCCGATCTGGGCGGCGCTGCGCACCCTGGGCCGCGAGGGTGTGGCCGCGCTGGTCGATCAGCATTGCGATCAGGCATCATGGCTGGCTGACCAGTTACGCGCAGGCGGGCTGGAGGTGCTGAACCGGGTGGTGCTCAATCAGGTGCTGGTGCGCTGCGGCAGCGATGCCGAGACGGCCCGCGTACGCGAAACGGTGCTGGCCACGGGCGCAGGCTGGTTCGGCAACACGGTCTGGCAGGGGCGCCCGGCCTTTCGCCTCAGCCTGTCCTCCTGGCGCACCGCGCGTGAGGATGTCGCGCGCCTGGCCGAGGAACTCCTGAAGGCGGCGCGGGCCTGA
- a CDS encoding helix-turn-helix domain-containing protein gives MAKRRSLAASPCPVGRSIDAVGDWWSLMIVRDALDGVSRFSDFLASLGIAKNMLSARLRTLIERGIMETVPASDGSAYQDYVLTEKGRGLFPVIVALRQWGEDFFFDSSEKHVRLIDRADRQPVRRLELHAHDGRLLRAEDTLVVALDTAEPLA, from the coding sequence ATGGCCAAACGGCGCAGTCTGGCGGCATCGCCATGCCCGGTTGGGCGCTCGATTGATGCGGTTGGCGATTGGTGGTCGCTGATGATCGTGCGCGATGCCCTCGATGGTGTGAGCCGCTTCAGCGATTTTCTCGCCAGCCTCGGCATCGCCAAGAACATGCTCTCCGCCCGCCTGCGCACGCTGATCGAGCGCGGCATCATGGAGACCGTGCCCGCCTCCGACGGCAGTGCCTATCAGGACTATGTGCTGACCGAAAAAGGCAGAGGCCTGTTCCCGGTGATCGTCGCCCTGCGCCAGTGGGGTGAGGATTTCTTCTTCGATTCCAGCGAAAAGCATGTCCGGCTGATCGACCGCGCCGATCGCCAGCCGGTCCGCCGCCTTGAGCTGCATGCCCATGACGGCCGCCTGCTGCGGGCCGAGGATACGCTGGTGGTGGCGCTCGACACAGCAGAGCCGCTTGCCTGA
- a CDS encoding nuclear transport factor 2 family protein encodes MPNPVQEFLARLAAGDLPAALDLVAPDAVFAPEGPADLPIYGHFAGREGAARLFRTLGDLFDTESFEIFTWAETGDTVFAHGAMRHRVRQSGATVESGFALVVTLAAGKIAHWRIFENTAAFQAALG; translated from the coding sequence ATGCCCAACCCTGTTCAGGAATTCCTCGCCCGCCTTGCTGCGGGCGATCTGCCCGCTGCCCTCGATCTCGTGGCGCCGGATGCGGTTTTCGCGCCCGAAGGGCCTGCCGACCTCCCCATCTATGGCCATTTCGCGGGCAGAGAGGGCGCCGCGCGCCTGTTCCGCACGCTGGGCGACCTGTTCGACACTGAAAGCTTCGAAATCTTCACATGGGCCGAAACAGGCGACACGGTCTTCGCCCATGGCGCCATGCGCCACCGCGTGCGGCAATCGGGCGCCACCGTGGAAAGTGGCTTCGCGCTGGTGGTGACCCTTGCCGCGGGCAAGATCGCCCATTGGCGCATTTTTGAGAACACCGCCGCCTTTCAGGCCGCGCTGGGCTAA
- a CDS encoding MFS transporter has protein sequence MRAPLSRGVTLLFAVACGLAVANAYYAQPLLDTMAAQFGISRAAIGLVITITQIGYGLGLLLLVPLGDRLNRRRLILGQSLLSIVALLGVALAPNGMVLLIAMGCVGLLAVVTQILVAYAATLARPEESGAVVGTVTSGIIIGILLARTVSGTLADLFGWRSVYLASAAATLMVVIALARVLPSGEARGSAIPYPRLIASLFTLLREEPLLRRRAFLALLIFAAMTLLWTPMVLPLSAPPFSLSHTQVGLFGLAGAMGAVGASSAGRLADRGHAQKVTGAALLTMLLSWLAVALLPVSLWGLIVGVITMDFGLQAAHVANQSLIYRLRPEARSRLAAAYMIFYSIGSAMGSMLSTILYAGFGWSGVCTAGALVSTLALAFWWATRHDG, from the coding sequence ATGCGCGCACCCCTGTCTCGCGGCGTGACGCTGCTCTTTGCCGTGGCCTGCGGGCTGGCGGTGGCGAATGCCTATTACGCCCAGCCGCTGCTCGACACGATGGCCGCGCAATTCGGCATCTCCCGCGCGGCCATCGGGCTGGTCATCACCATCACCCAGATCGGCTATGGCCTGGGGCTGCTGCTGCTGGTGCCCTTGGGCGACAGGCTGAACCGGCGGCGGCTGATCCTGGGCCAGTCGCTGCTGTCCATCGTCGCGCTGCTGGGCGTGGCGCTGGCGCCCAATGGCATGGTGCTGTTGATCGCCATGGGCTGTGTCGGCCTGCTGGCGGTGGTGACGCAGATTCTGGTGGCCTATGCCGCCACGCTCGCCCGCCCCGAGGAAAGCGGCGCGGTGGTCGGCACGGTCACCAGCGGCATCATCATCGGCATTCTGCTGGCGCGCACCGTTTCGGGCACATTGGCGGATCTGTTTGGCTGGCGTTCGGTCTATCTCGCCTCGGCGGCGGCGACGCTGATGGTGGTGATCGCGCTGGCCCGCGTGCTCCCATCCGGTGAGGCGCGCGGTTCTGCCATCCCCTATCCCCGTCTGATCGCCTCGCTGTTCACCCTGCTGCGCGAGGAGCCGCTGCTGCGCCGCCGGGCCTTTCTCGCCTTGCTGATCTTCGCGGCCATGACCCTGCTCTGGACCCCCATGGTGCTGCCGCTGAGCGCCCCCCCTTTTTCGCTCTCGCACACGCAGGTCGGGCTGTTCGGGCTGGCCGGGGCGATGGGCGCGGTGGGGGCATCGAGCGCGGGCAGGCTCGCCGACCGGGGCCATGCGCAGAAGGTGACCGGCGCGGCGTTGCTGACCATGCTGCTGTCGTGGCTGGCGGTGGCATTGCTGCCGGTCTCGCTATGGGGGCTGATTGTCGGCGTCATCACCATGGATTTCGGGCTTCAGGCCGCCCATGTCGCCAATCAGAGCCTCATCTATCGCCTGAGGCCAGAGGCGCGCAGCCGCCTGGCCGCCGCCTATATGATCTTCTATTCGATCGGCTCGGCCATGGGGTCGATGCTCTCGACCATCCTCTATGCGGGCTTTGGCTGGAGCGGCGTTTGCACGGCAGGGGCGCTTGTCAGCACCCTCGCGCTGGCCTTTTGGTGGGCCACCCGGCACGATGGGTAA
- a CDS encoding AAA family ATPase, with amino-acid sequence MTERFHIITGGPGSGKSTLIEALAARGIPHRPEAGRAIIRDQVSLGGTALPWADREAFAGLMLASDMRSWREAAAIPGPVLFDRGIPDVVGYLRLCGLPVPSAAMRAAESLRYARQVFLAPHCPAIFQQDAERKQSPEEAEATCRAMTEVYAELGYELIRLPLASVAERVDFVLSHIA; translated from the coding sequence ATGACGGAACGCTTTCACATCATCACAGGCGGGCCCGGCTCCGGCAAAAGCACGCTGATCGAGGCGCTGGCCGCAAGGGGCATACCGCATAGGCCCGAAGCAGGGCGCGCCATCATCCGCGATCAAGTGAGCCTCGGCGGCACAGCCTTGCCCTGGGCCGATCGCGAAGCCTTTGCCGGGCTGATGCTCGCATCGGACATGCGGTCATGGCGCGAGGCTGCCGCCATCCCTGGCCCTGTCCTGTTCGATCGCGGCATTCCCGATGTGGTCGGCTATCTGCGCCTTTGCGGCCTGCCTGTCCCCAGCGCGGCGATGCGGGCGGCGGAAAGCCTGCGCTATGCCAGACAAGTGTTCCTCGCCCCGCACTGCCCCGCCATCTTCCAGCAGGATGCCGAGCGCAAACAGTCACCCGAAGAGGCCGAGGCCACCTGTCGCGCGATGACCGAGGTCTATGCCGAACTGGGCTATGAGCTGATCCGGCTGCCGCTCGCATCGGTTGCGGAGCGGGTCGATTTCGTGCTCTCGCATATCGCGTGA
- a CDS encoding LLM class flavin-dependent oxidoreductase, with the protein MTPDYLWYIPNQAIAGHRGDTVSADHNSLDTLTRQAWALERHGWTGALLGAGWGRPDTFTVATALAARTTSFEPLIAIRPGYWRPANFAAAAATLDHLSEGRVRVNIVSGQDDLAAYGDSEGDQAQRYARTKEFMRLVRRLWSEEHVTHDGEHFHVTGSTVLPRIETRQGRPHPPLYFGGASPAAERVAATEADVQLFWGEPLADIAERIDRLKTLSATLDRDLPPLRFGLRITTLVRDTTEQAWAAAEARVAQMAREAGEDQDHRRFAAVGQQRLLGLQQRGEVLDDNLYTTPGKFGGGGAATTWLVGSAQDVARSLLNYQALGISHFVLSDTPYLQEIERQGQSLLPLLRQASLVLF; encoded by the coding sequence ATGACCCCCGACTATCTCTGGTACATTCCCAATCAGGCGATCGCCGGCCATCGCGGCGATACCGTCAGCGCGGACCATAACAGCCTGGACACGCTGACCCGGCAGGCATGGGCGCTGGAACGCCATGGCTGGACGGGCGCCCTGCTGGGGGCGGGTTGGGGGCGGCCCGATACCTTCACCGTCGCCACCGCGCTGGCCGCCCGCACCACCAGTTTCGAGCCGCTGATCGCCATCCGCCCCGGCTATTGGCGCCCGGCCAATTTCGCTGCGGCGGCGGCCACGCTCGATCATCTGAGCGAGGGCCGGGTGCGGGTCAACATCGTCTCGGGGCAGGATGATCTGGCGGCCTATGGCGACAGTGAGGGCGATCAGGCCCAGCGCTATGCCCGCACCAAGGAGTTCATGCGGCTGGTCCGCCGCCTGTGGAGCGAGGAGCATGTGACCCATGACGGGGAGCATTTTCACGTCACCGGCTCGACGGTTTTGCCGCGTATCGAAACCCGTCAGGGCCGCCCGCACCCACCGCTCTATTTCGGAGGCGCCTCGCCCGCCGCCGAGCGGGTCGCCGCGACCGAGGCCGATGTCCAGCTCTTCTGGGGCGAGCCGCTGGCGGACATTGCGGAACGCATCGACCGCCTCAAAACCCTGAGCGCCACGCTGGACCGCGATCTGCCGCCTTTGCGCTTTGGCCTGCGGATCACCACGCTGGTGCGCGACACCACCGAGCAGGCCTGGGCCGCCGCCGAGGCCAGGGTGGCGCAGATGGCGCGCGAGGCCGGGGAGGATCAGGATCATCGCCGCTTTGCCGCGGTCGGCCAACAGCGGCTGCTCGGGCTGCAGCAGCGCGGCGAGGTGCTGGACGACAATCTCTACACCACGCCCGGCAAGTTTGGCGGCGGCGGCGCGGCGACGACCTGGCTGGTGGGGTCGGCGCAGGATGTGGCGCGCTCGCTGCTCAACTATCAGGCTCTGGGCATCAGCCATTTCGTGCTGTCCGACACGCCCTATCTGCAGGAGATCGAACGGCAGGGGCAAAGCTTGCTGCCCCTGCTGCGACAGGCCAGTCTGGTCCTGTTCTAG
- a CDS encoding DUF6152 family protein: protein MKLASLAALPLTLLAAAPALAHHSFSAEFDGKKPVRLVGKISRIEWTNPHSYFYLDVTGRDGKTATWACESGGPGALSRRGWKKGDVKIGDTLIVDGYLAKDGARLIDARRLKLPDGRQIYGGTPGDGGPGDNANG, encoded by the coding sequence ATGAAACTCGCCTCTCTCGCGGCCTTGCCGCTAACCTTGCTGGCCGCCGCCCCGGCGCTGGCCCACCATTCCTTCTCCGCCGAATTTGACGGCAAGAAGCCGGTGCGGCTGGTCGGCAAGATCTCCAGGATCGAATGGACGAACCCGCATTCCTACTTCTACCTCGATGTGACCGGCCGCGACGGCAAGACCGCCACCTGGGCCTGCGAAAGCGGCGGCCCCGGCGCCCTGTCGCGTCGCGGCTGGAAGAAGGGCGATGTGAAGATCGGCGATACGCTGATCGTCGACGGCTATCTGGCCAAGGATGGCGCCAGACTGATCGACGCGCGCCGCCTGAAGCTGCCGGACGGGCGCCAGATCTATGGCGGCACCCCCGGCGACGGCGGCCCCGGCGACAATGCGAACGGCTGA
- a CDS encoding DUF6644 family protein — protein sequence MTLLVDFCQWLNDLPPSQTLAQSEWAFPIVESVHVLALGLVAGTVALVDLRVLGLALGEIRLTAIARRLLPLTWGGFAVMALSGGALFASEAVKLSHNPLFQLKLVLLLLAGLNAWIFHATVYRRVAVWEQAAVAPAQARVAAITSLATWTAIIIAGRFIAYVH from the coding sequence ATGACCCTGCTTGTCGACTTCTGCCAATGGCTGAACGATCTGCCGCCATCGCAGACGCTGGCCCAATCCGAATGGGCCTTTCCCATCGTCGAAAGCGTGCATGTGCTGGCGCTGGGGCTGGTGGCGGGCACGGTGGCGCTGGTCGATCTGCGGGTGCTCGGGCTGGCGCTGGGCGAAATCCGCCTGACCGCCATCGCCCGGCGCCTGCTGCCGCTGACATGGGGCGGCTTTGCGGTGATGGCGCTGTCGGGCGGGGCGCTCTTTGCCTCCGAAGCGGTCAAGCTGTCGCATAATCCGCTGTTCCAGCTCAAGCTGGTGCTGCTGCTGCTGGCCGGTCTCAACGCCTGGATCTTCCATGCCACCGTCTATCGCCGGGTTGCGGTCTGGGAGCAGGCGGCGGTCGCCCCGGCTCAGGCGCGTGTTGCGGCGATCACCTCGCTGGCGACATGGACCGCCATCATCATCGCCGGGCGCTTCATCGCCTATGTGCATTGA
- a CDS encoding DUF6644 family protein — protein sequence MLENLFRWLGATPVGLYMRDSDWGFASVETVHLLGLTALGGVVVVANLAGAGVILRQSSPAAVQRGLRGFGAGALVALIVSGVLLVSSKPIRYYLDGTFRIKMLLLVLAIASSIALYRAFSASAETPSPALRGAALISLALWLSVGVAGRIIGFL from the coding sequence GTGCTTGAGAACCTATTCCGCTGGCTGGGCGCGACGCCGGTGGGGCTTTACATGCGCGATTCCGACTGGGGCTTCGCCTCGGTCGAGACGGTTCATCTGCTGGGGCTGACGGCTCTGGGCGGCGTGGTGGTGGTGGCCAATCTGGCGGGCGCGGGGGTGATCCTGCGCCAGTCCAGCCCGGCGGCGGTGCAGCGCGGGCTGCGCGGCTTTGGCGCGGGGGCGCTGGTGGCGCTGATCGTTTCGGGCGTGCTGCTCGTCTCCTCCAAGCCCATCCGCTATTATCTGGACGGCACCTTCCGCATCAAGATGCTGCTGCTGGTGCTGGCCATCGCCTCCTCCATCGCCCTTTACCGCGCCTTTTCCGCAAGTGCCGAGACGCCTTCACCGGCGCTGCGCGGCGCCGCGCTCATCTCGCTGGCGCTGTGGCTGTCGGTGGGGGTGGCCGGGCGCATCATCGGCTTTCTGTGA